One genomic segment of Arachis duranensis cultivar V14167 chromosome 4, aradu.V14167.gnm2.J7QH, whole genome shotgun sequence includes these proteins:
- the LOC107485010 gene encoding uncharacterized protein LOC107485010, translated as MINGLSMEIGDGRGTRFWEDVWLRGGSLKDMFPRLFSVSNQRGSVIGDCGFWDGLEWRWNFQWRRELFQWELDLLNQLHETLRLVNLVYDREDRVVWKFDKKGVFSTNSFVQELQVELLPEDIASFSFTRTVWKGLVPPRVELFIWFALTGRVNTKERLSRLGVVNQEDVICVLCNKGVEVGHHLFLACEFSWQVWCAWLTFAGRQWSCPGTLKEHFQSWTESSTSKYERKRWMVSFCAIIWNIWLERNMRIFQSKRKGVDVIIHQSFMNFKEWLGVDPFCC; from the coding sequence ATGATTAATGGGTTGTCTATGGAGATTGGTGATGGGAGAGGAACTCGATTCTGGGAGGATGTCTGGTTGCGTGGTGGGTCCCTGAAAGACATGTTTCCGAGGCTCTTCTCAGTTTCAAACCAAAGAGGATCCGTCATAGGGGATTGTGGGTTTTGGGACGGGTTAGAGTGGAGGTGGAACTTCCAATGGAGGCGAGAGCTATTCCAATGGGAGCTGGACCTTCTGAACCAGCTGCATGAAACATTAAGACTGGTTAATCTTGTATATGACAGAGAGGATAGAGTGGTGTGGAAGTTTGATAAAAAGGGTGTATTTTCGACTAACTCCTTTGTGCAGGAATTGCAGGTGGAATTGCTTCCAGAGGATATAGCAAGTTTCAGCTTTACTAGGACGGTATGGAAGGGTCTAGTACCACCAAGAGTTGAATTGTTTATCTGGTTCGCCTTGACTGGAAGGGTCAATACAAAGGAGCGGCTGAGTAGGTTGGGAGTGGTTAACCAAGAAGATGTGATTTGTGTTTTGTGTAATAAAGGTGTTGAAGTTGGTCACCACTTGTTTCTTGCTTGTGAGTTTTCTTGGCAGGTTTGGTGTGCATGGCTAACATTTGCTGGGAGGCAATGGTCATGCCCAGGGACACTAAAGGAACACTTTCAGAGCTGGACTGAGTCATCAACTAGTAAGTATGAACGTAAAAGGTGGATGGTATCTTTCTGTGCTATAATATGGAATATCTGGCTTGAACGAAACATGAGGATCTTCCAGAGTAAAAGAAAAGGTGTTGATGTTATTATCCACCAATCGTTCATGAACTTTAAGGAGTGGCTAGGTGTGGATCCCTTTTGTTGTTGA
- the LOC107485011 gene encoding receptor-like protein 35, whose protein sequence is MSLHRVLSFLVSFCLINLIISINIHVVTGHSFVHQESLLLHLKESLKFNPAKSKKLVHWNESDSCCQWKGVSCNKGHVIGLDLSEEFITGDLNNSSLFNLHYLQSLNLAYNVFGSPIPSEIKKLKNLEHLNLSNAGFYGQIPKEISYLKNLVTLDLSTPFTSQNTLELKNPNVAIYFQNLTEIKELYLDGVRLSSGGKEWWRGLSLLRKLQVLSMASCNLSGPIDSSLSKLGSLRVIRLNLNNMSSSVPKFFVDFANLTTLQLGSCGLTGVFPKGIFQIQALKILDVSDNEHLQGSLPELLQDGYLLEALNLSNTNFSGQLVSSISNLKHLSTLDLSNCQFNGTLSASLSELAKLVHLDLLFNKFTGFLPSFNKSKNLQYLSLFHNELNGVVSSTLWEGLSNLHTIDLGDNFFSGRVPTILFTLPSLQELTLSHNEFEGFLDEFPNATNSKLELVDISINKLQGPIPMSFSLLKRLSLLQLSLNQFNGTIKLERFQTLPNLDVLGLSHNNLLVDATTIENNPSLPPFPRLSMLLLASCKLKEFPSFLRNQSQLRLLDLSNNQIHGTIPKWIWKFEFMIILNLSKNFLTDLEKPFENPGSNLLRLDLHSNQLQGTVPMITKYGSHLDYSSNKFNSSFSNNSFGGQIPESFCNSSSLRLLDLSHNNFDGSIPECLTARNDNLRVLNLAGNKLTGHIPDTLSNSCNLRVIDLDSNTLVGAIPKSLAYCQKLQVLNLGNNMLNNEFPCFLGNISTLRVLILRSNRLQGPIRCQHSTNNWEMLHIVDLASNNLTGMVSGSLLQRWTKMMGDDNEAHKRYGSLFFDMFDNHDTIRFKDLITIIDRVIVMKLNQMLVGESPSVVDHLFAYLVTANELGGRYLDSVTVVNKGSHRNFITVPSIFTALDLSSNHLEGPIPEELVNLRALHVLNLSHNAFSGHIPSSIGNLMNLESMDLSYNNLSGRIPTEISSLYFLSVLNLSFNHLVGEIPTGSQIQTFDAYSFEGNDGLCGLPLTKNCGDNGMKEPLSPSSEKKTSINWSFLSIELGFTFGFGLIILPLLLWKRWRLWYCKNMDDLLHKIFPQLEFVYEQQGEQRYRNLRWIRG, encoded by the coding sequence ATGAGTCTTCATCGAGTCTTGTCCTTCTTAGTATCCTTTTGTTTGATAAACTTGATCATTAGTATCAATATTCATGTTGTAACCGGCCATAGTTTTGTTCACCAAGAATCCTTACTTCTCCATTTGAAAGAAAGCCTTAAATTCAACCCTGCCAAATCCAAAAAACTAGTTCATTGGAATGAAAGTGATAGTTGTTGTCAATGGAAGGGAGTATCATGCAACAAGGGACATGTAATTGGTCTTGATTTGAGTGAGGAATTTATCACTGGAGATTTAAACAATTCTAGTCTCTTCAACCTGCACTATCTGCAGAGTTTGAATTTGGCTTACAATGTCTTTGGCTCTCCAATTCCTTCTGAGATCAAGAAGCTAAAGAATTTGGAGCATTTGAACTTGTCAAATGCTGGTTTTTATGGACAAATTCCGAAAGAGATCTCTTACCTCAAAAATCTGGTCACTTTGGACTTGTCCACTCCATTTACCTCACAGAATACTCTAGAACTCAAGAATCCGAATGTAGCGATCTATTTCCAGAATCTTACTGAGATCAAAGAACTCTATTTGGATGGTGTAAGACTATCTAGTGGCGGAAAGGAGTGGTGGCGAGGCTTATCGTTGTTGCGAAAGCTACAAGTCTTGAGCATGGCATCATGCAACTTATCAGGGCCAATTGATTCTTCACTTTCAAAACTTGGCTCACTTCGAGTGATTCGACTCAACCTGAATAATATGTCAAGTTCTGTGCCAAAGTTCTTTGTTGATTTCGCTAATTTGACAACCTTGCAACTCGGTAGCTGCGGCCTGACTGGTGTCTTTCCAAAGGGTATCTTCCAAATTCAAGCACTGAAGATTCTTGATGTATCTGACAATGAacatctccaaggatctttgccaGAACTCCTACAAGATGGATATCTTCTAGAAGCATTGAATCTCAGCAATACAAATTTTTCTGGGCAGTTAGTAAGTTCTATTTCAAATTTGAAGCATTTGTCAACTTTAGATCTATCTAACTGCCAATTTAATGGGACACTCTCTGCTTCTTTATCCGAACTTGCAAAGTTGGTCCATTTGGACTTGTTATTCAATAAATTCACTGGTTTTCTTCCATCTTTTAACAAGTCCAAGAATCTCCAATACTTGTCCCTATTTCACAATGAATTGAATGGagttgtttcttctactctttggGAAGGACTTTCAAATCTCCACACAATTGATTTAGGTGATAACTTCTTCAGTGGGAGAGTTCCTACAATTCTCTTCACACTTCCATCTTTACAAGAGCTTACCCTGTCTCATAATGAATTTGAAGGTTTCTTGGATGAATTCCCAAATGCAACAAACTCCAAGTTAGAATTGGTTGATATAAGTATCAACAAATTACAAGGGCCTATTCCTATGTCATTTTCTCTTCTTAAAAGACTTAGCTTGCTCCAACTTTCACTGAATCAATTCAATGGCACCATAAAACTTGAGAGATTTCAGACACTACCAAATCTAGATGTTTTAGGCCTTTCACATAATAACTTGTTAGTTGATGCAACAACCATTGAGAACAATCCTAGCCTTCCTCCATTTCCTAGATTATCAATGTTGTTGTTAGCTTCCTGCAAGTTAAAGGAATTCCCAAGTTTCTTGCGAAATCAATCCCAGTTGCGGCTTCTAGACCTTTCCAACAACCAAATTCATGGAACAATTCCTAAATGGATTTGGAAGTTTGAGTTCATGATTATCTTGAATCTTTCCAAGAATTTTCTCACAGACTTGGAAAAGCCCTTTGAAAATCCAGGGTCTAATCTTCTCCGGCTTGATCTTCACTCGAACCAACTTCAGGGGACGGTTCCAATGATCACGAAATATGGATCACATTTGGACTATTcaagcaacaaattcaactctTCATTTTCAAACAACAGCTTTGGtggacaaattcctgaatcctTTTGCAACAGTTCTTCTCTTCGGTTGCTCGATCTTTCCCATAACAACTTTGATGGCTCAATTCCTGAGTGTTTGACAGCAAGAAACGATAATCTTCGAGTATTGAATCTTGCTGGAAACAAACTCACAGGTCATATTCCTGATACACTCTCCAATTCATGTAATTTGAGAGTAATTGATCTTGATTCAAACACCTTGGTTGGTGCTATTCCAAAGTCTCTGGCTTACTGTCAAAAGCTTCAAGTCTTGAACCTGGGAAACAATATGCTCAACAATGAATTCCCATGCTTTCTGGGTAACATTTCCACCCTCCGAGTGCTGATTTTAAGGTCGAACCGACTCCAAGGTCCTATCAGATGCCAACATAGCACTAATAATTGGGAGATGCTTCATATTGTTGATCTAGCCTCCAATAATTTGACTGGTATGGTATCTGGATCTCTCTTGCAGAGATGGACTAAAATGATGGGTGATGATAATGAAGCTCATAAAAGATATGGAAGTTTGTTCTTTGACATGTTTGATAATCATGATACCATACGTTTTAAAGATTTGATCACTATCATTGACAGAGTCATAGTAATGAAATTGAATCAAATGTTAGTAGGAGAATCTCCTTCTGTGGTGGATCACTTGTTTGCTTATCTTGTGACTGCAAATGAACTCGGAGGCCGGTATTTGGATTCAGTTACAGTTGTCAACAAAGGGTCACATAGAAATTTCATCACAGTTCCTTCCATCTTTACTGCATTGGATCTCTCATCCAACCATCTTGAAGGTCCAATTCCTGAAGAGCTTGTGAATTTGAGAGCACTTCATGTTCTTAACTTGTCACACAATGCATTTTCTGGTCACATTCCATCTTCTATAGGAAACTTGATGAATCTTGAATCCATGGACTTATCATATAACAATTTGAGTGGAAGGATCCCTACTGAGATTTCAAGTCTATATTTTCTTTCAGTGTTGAATCTCTCCTTCAATCATTTGGTGGGGGAAATTCCAACAGGTTCTCAGATTCAGACTTTTGATGCATACTCCTTTGAAGGTAATGATGGGTTATGCGGCCTTCCATTAACCAAGAATTGTGGTGACAATGGAATGAAAGAACCATTGTCACCATCTTCTGAAAAGAAAACTTCAATTAACTGGAGTTTCTTAAGTATTGAGTTGGGATTCACATTTGGGTTTGGACTTATTATCCTTCCCCTTCTTTTATGGAAGAGATGGAGACTATGGTATTGCAAGAACATGGATGATTTACTTCACAAGATCTTTCCTCAACTTGAGTTTGTTTATGAGCAACAAGGAGAGCAAAGGTACAGAAATTTAAGGTGGATTCGAGGTTGA